The DNA sequence ATGTCTCCTGGAGTCCAGCCCAACACTGCCAACAGGCTGGAGTTTTGGGTGGCAACTGGGGAGTTACCTCTTCTTCTTCCTGATGTATAAAACCTGCAAGAGAAGGAGCAGTGTCAAATGGCTGGGAATGAAGTCCCTGACTAGTCAGCAGTCCCTTGGGACAGGGGACATCCTGAGGCTGACGATGGGGAGAAGTGTGGGTCCCCATGTCCTCAGGGGATTCCCTCCCAGGGACACACACATCCTGCATTTGTGCCTCCTTTTGACATTTATCAGCTGCTGACAGTGCCTGGGcttggaggtggggagcaggCCTGTGCTTGAGGAGCCCAGCCTGGGAAGACCACGCAGTCAGGCCTGGCCTGCAGACAGGAGGACCCTATCTCTGCCAATATAGACTGTGGTTTCAGCCGCTCAGCACCTGCCTCAGACTCCTCAGGgctgaggggggagggaagatttCAGCATGCCCTCTCCTCTCAACTCTCCCCAGGGAGTACATGGCTTCCCCAGAGCCATGGATGGGCAAAAAGAACAGGGGGCCAAACTCTGCAGGGCAGTGGCTCTAGGCAAGGCTTTGGGCTGGGCTTCTGAGGTTTCCATGGGAGGCTGATGGGCTTCAGTGGAcggggcctggggaggagagCATGAGCCCCTGAATAGCAGCCCAGACTGAACACCGGAGCTCAGATGCTGGAGGAACGTAGAAAGGCCTTGGGTCCTAATCCCCATGGTACAGACTGGAAGATAAAGGCCTAGGCAGCTTGAGGAAACATGCAAGACCTAAGAGCTCCAGGTGGGAGCAGAACATCCTGATACAAAGCactgagaagggaagaagggctGGCCACCAGGGCAGGGACTCCAGGGACCTCTGCCACCACCTGGCTGTTCCCTAAACTGGTGGTTTCTGGCTGCCAGGAGAATGACCACTTCTGCCTGGGGAAAAGCCATGTCCCTAGAGTCTGTCCTCTGTGGCTCACATATCCTTTGTGCCTCATTCACAGCTTGAATCTGGTTTGGTTTCCAGCCTGGCCCAGAGTTCCTCTTGCTGCTTGTTTCCTCGGAAACCCCAAAGGCCTGAAAAGAAACTGACTTGCCCCTTGCTTTCCATCCCCTCCAGGGGTCACACATGGATGATACCCTTGCTGTCCTGTGGAAAGGATGCTGGGGGAGCTCCAGGTCTCAGACCCAGCCCCCTATCTGCCCTGAACCAGCAGCTTCAGCCCAAGCACCTGGACTCCCTCTACTCCCTCTACTCTGGCCCTTCTCCAAACCCTCCTTACTGTCCTGTGGTCCTGTCCTACAGATGGGTCTTCACGAGAGTCCAAAACCTTTAACAAATCTCCATGCCATGgtcctgctcttccctctgcgCCAACTACTGACACCACCCTCCCACATACCTTCCTTCCAAATCTTCCCACCCCTCACCATCCAGCTGCAGTGctgccttctccaggaagccctcccataCCACTCCATCTGCGTGAGGCACACAACCTGGCACTGATTTGCCTCTCCTCATACCCAACATGGCCCTGCTGGGGGCTGGCATgagaggagaggaagcagcaTTCAGGGAGCATCTCTGAACCTGTTCCCTAGTGCCCAAGAGCTATTTTCTGCCCTCCATTGCCTTTGTCCCACAATCTTCCTACCTCTCTGGTTTGGGCAAGAAGTTCCTCTATACTGGCCCTCTGAACGTTCCTCCAGAATGAAACGTAAGGGAGTGCTCCCAAATTCCTGGGACAAAATCTTTTGCCTAGAGTCACAAGGGCAGATTCCAGACCCCACATTTTCCCTGAGGTAAGATTGTTTCAGTTTACTTAACTGCCACATTGGTGCCATGGGGAAACATTGGCGCTCTGCCTTGCTCCTGCCCAGGGAGCCCACTCACTCTGTGTGTTGCATCCTGGCCCTGCTTGCTGGCCAGGAGTTGTTCCCTGGCAGTGATCCGGAGCCTACAGGGCCCATATGGCAACCTTGGTTTAACAGTAGCTCCAGCCAGGTCATGGATGGACCATCCACAGCCTTATTTGCCAGAGCAACCTGGTCCTGAGCCTAAGGCTAGCCATCAGAGTCTGCAAGGGGCAGTGGCCAGGATGCCACCATTGTCAGCCCACCCAGGGGACCACAGGTGCACCCCAACTCAGTCCCTCTAGGCTGCCCTTGGCATCCTTGGTTTATCTGTCTcctatttccccaaagaaacacAGGGCAGGACCTTGTCTCCCTAGTCCCTGGGGGCCTGAAGGCTTGGTCCAGGGCAGATGCCCAGTAAATAACTGCCAAGTGAATGAACATTGCCAGCAGGCTGCCATGCCCAGAGCATCCCACCCCTACTCTGCAGCCCAGGTTCTATTCCCATCGCCTTCTGGCCTCTACTCCTATggcacccctccccacacttGCCTCACTGTCCTGCTTGCTGCTCACAGaaacccctgcctgcctcccaacTTTTGCCCATCAGGACCCTCCACCTGGAACAACCCCCTCTCCAACTCCTACATGGCCCCCATGGCCCAGCTCAAGACACCATGTATCCTGAGAACCTTCTCTGGTTCTTCCAGTTGGAGGCAGCCTCTCTGGTCTCTGGGTCCCTAGTGGAAAAATACCTGGAGAAGGGGAAGATCGTGCTATCATTAACAGACAATTATCTTCTGATTAGAGTCTCTAAAATCTAAACACTGACCACCCTCCTCCAACTGACGGCCATCTGGATCAGCCCCAGCCTGCCAGCTCTTACCATGGCCACAGCCAGGCCAATCACTGTGATGATCCCAAAGGACAGAAGCATTGTGCCCACACCAGCTGTGCCACCAGCCACATCAGGGATTCTGGTGTCATTAAAGCTGGTGGCTTCTGTGCTGAGGGTAGTGGTCTCGGAAGCTGGCCCATCTGTGGCAGGCTCCAGGTCAGGCTCAGAGGTGGGTGGGCGGCTGCTGAACCAGCCCCTGGCAGATGGGATCCTGGAGTTCATGCTGATGCTGAGAGGGCCCTGGCTGAAAGACTGCCTGTGGTCAGCCAACCTGCCAACTTGATTCTGACATCAGTAGTGTTCGAGACCGTGGCCCCCCACTATACTTGCAGGTTGCCACCTCCTTGGATAAAGGGAGCTCCCTGGCTCCTTGGGtgctggaaaagaaagaataaaaaaccatGAGGCTTAGAACAGGACTCAGTGGTAACATCAAGTACCCCTAAGTTCTGAAGGCACTGGGGAAATAAAAGTTTGAGGGCAAAGGCAAGTTCAAGGGACATCAGGACATGTGCTTTACTTATGTACAGTTCCCATGTGGATTTAGGAAGGTGAAAATGaagcccttccccttctctgagGGTATGATAACCATAGTGATCGTACTTGGAAGATGTGAAAGGTGGCGGGGAGGTTTGAAAGAAAAAGTCTCTCCCCTGTGTTATAGCCACCTTCCCACCCCTACTCCCTGCATTTCCCATctcctcactccctgccccccataTCCCTCACCTCCTgcttggagaaaaaaattctgcagctttttcctttcctggaggGAAACACTTGCCCAAGAGTCAGATGACCTTAGGCATGTCACTCCACTTCTGTGTCTCAGTTCTCCTGAGTctgagataaaacaaaaacaaaacaaaaacaaaaccccacctcCCTCACAGGTTCCTTAAAATGGCAGAATGAACTGGTCCCTTGAAAAGACTTAGCTCAGCGCAACCCTTGCCCACAGTAAGCACCCAATGTATAGACCTTCCCCACTGGGCAGCCCACTTGGGAAAGAAGCCCCTGGACCCAGCCAATTTTGTGATCCAGGCTGTGTTtgcagcagggcagggcaggtgtGGAGAGCCCAgaaggcagaaggggagagaggctaAGGTCAGGTCCTCTGGCACGACTTCTCTGCAGGCTCTTAGGGTCACAGGACCTCCATAGGGGAGCTAGGGGCTGCCGGAGACAAGGAAAAACCAGGTGAGCAGGGAGTGTGTCTTCGTATGCAGGGATGGAGCACCCACTCGGAGATgattcttctcccctccctcctcccttgggaggagagggtgggagatGTGGCAAGAGGGTGTGGCTTAGGTCTTCCCAGGCCAGAGGGCGCAGGGTAAGGCAAGGTGGGAAGGGGGCCCATTCAAGCTGCCTAAGGGAAGTTCTAGGGAGAAGGGGGAGATACACAGCTCATGGCTGCACACATACCTCCCTGTCCTAGCTCATGGGTGTATGTGGGGTGCCTCCCTGTGCaggtgcatgggtgtgtgtgtgaggagtgTACACACTAATGATGGCTCCTTAGGAAGGGGTAAAGTTGGCAGAGGGATATGGGGGCtcatccctctctgccctctccctccagctAGGCTGAACGCGTCAGCAGCCCCAGGTTCTTCCTTGGCTCTGCCTCTGACCCCAGACATGACCTTGGGCCAGACCCTTAACTCTTGCTCTGGGCTGTCTTTATTCCTCGATCCAAAGCAGAGAAAAGGCCCTGCCCATCACTGTCTGGGACTGCCTGAGGGTCCAAAGGGCAAGAGAATGAAACGGGTGAAATGGGTTGGCACCGCGACCTCCGAGAACCCGCATACCGTTCTCTACCAGGTTCTTCAGTCCTCCCTGCTCCAATACCCATCCCCGCTCTGCGACTCTGTGAATCCTCCATTCTTGCACAGAAGCTGTGACCTCAGCACTTACTTAATCCTCTCTGGGACGCCGAGCTCAGCCGGAGAGGCTAGGGGTGATGGCGATCGGCAGGAGGCCAGGGCCGGGGACTGCGGGTCCGACCCCAGGTCCGCCCTCCCAGTGCGCTCCGAGCCGGGGCGGGGCCAGCTACAGCGCACCGCCGGCAGCCGTGAGTGCCGGCTCAGTCGGCTTGGGCCGGGACAAGCGGGGCCTGGACCCACCGCGGGGGTGGGGCCGAGGCGAGTAGCCCCAAGGGTCCCCCATGCTCCAGTGCCTCGCCTCTCTGCCCGCTCCGCGCTCTTGGCTCCCGATTGGCTGTCAGGCCCAGAGCCTGCCCGGCACTGGCCCGATTGCCTGTCGCTCTGATCTGGCTCCGCCCCCAGCAGGAGCCGGACACTGGGTGTCTGTTCTCGCAGCTCACCCCTCGCTCCCCGTGGCCTTTGCTGAAGTAGGGTCGAGGACCTTGGATGGCTAAGCCCTTCTTGCACTAGAACTCGGGCGGAGCTCTACCTCCGCCGAGATAGACGCGTGCGCCCGAAACGCAGGCGGACGCTGAAGGCTCGGGGAGAGCACTGGACTGGGAGTCCTTGGACCTCCATTGAACTCTGGCTCGCCCCTCTATGGCTTTGTGACCTAGAGCAAGATGCTTCCCCTCTCTGGGGCTCGCTTCCTGCTCAGATGGGCTCTACTGAGAGGCCTCTTGGGTAAACGCCCACCCCAGGCTAGAAATGGGGTAGCTTAGTTCAGAGAAGTTGGGAGCAGGAtcgtattattattattggattGGTATTATTATTGGGCAGCCTGACACAATCCTACATATATTCCTCACAATAGCCTCCATCCACAGCGCGATCATCTCAGGGGAGGGACCCTTGGATACCTTCTAATCTTCGGATTTTCAAGGGAGTTTACGAGGATTAAGGGTCTGGGATCGAGCCCAGGAAACTGCATGTTTAATAGTAGTTAATAGTGATCTAGTTAACAATAGATCCTGGTGGTAGGAGGGTGTCAGCAGATCACACTTGTGTGGGACAGGTCACACTTTTGTGGGACACTGCCGTGAGTTTTATAGAAGgagcaactgaggcccagagtgagcTGGCAACAGCCAGAGTTCGAACCCAGGTCTCCAGCATCCAAACCCTAAAACCTGGGAGCAAGAGGGTCAAAAGCGGCCCTGGGGTCTAGTGACCCCTGGCCCCCAGCGCGGCTCGGACCACTCTCGGCCAGGTCTTGAACACTGGGTCCCGCCCTCAGATTGCTACCGTCCCCACCACTGGAATCCATCCAAGTGCTGCTAGGCCTGTGCAGAGGCTACGCTAGACCATGCCCCTGGACATCGCACTCCAATTCTCAAACCCTGGGCTGGCTGCTGACAGCCCCGTTGTGGCTGACCACGCACCACCGCGGCTGGGTACCCAAACGCCTGCTCGTAGTAGTCCCCGCGGGCTGGGGCCATGTCCCCTCCGTGACCTTCAGGAAGAATGGGGAGACCTGGCTCCTAGGGCGCAACCTCCCACACATCCACGCACCCTGGCGCGGGTGGACTACCGGCGCACCCCGCATGGCTTTCACAGCCTCCTCAACAGCCCGCAGCGGCTTCCCGGGTGGAACCCAGTAGCACCAGGAACTCTGGAGCTGGGCAACTGGGTCCGCCCGAGTCCTTTCTCAGAAGCACCGACACCGGAAGCAGGGCGTCCGAGGGTGCTCACGTCGGGTCTTGCATATCCGGGGGCCATGCCCCGGCAGTTTCTGTatccgggcgggcgggcgcggtAATTCTTCAGGCCGGTATGTGCTAGAAATGGGAACCGGgacaggtgcccctggactgcAGCACTCTCGAGACCCCCACTCCGCGttatatagatgaggaaacaggcttgggGAGAGGCGACCTTGCCTCGGTCATTAACGATGCTTTGCAGAGCTGAGAGGGAAGCTGCGTCCCGGACTTCAGGCCTTGGCTCCTCCTGGGGCAACGCTCAGGTGGACAGAGCTGCTCTGGAGACCGGAGGACGTGGGTTTGTGTCCTGCCTGGGACAGTGCTAGCGAGGTGATTTTAGGCAAGTCTCTTTCCCTTCCAGCTGGTCTCTGAAGGTGTGACacttagcaggtgctcagtatGCTAGTTTGGACCTTAGTCCGTGCGACGGGAAAGGGGACCACTGATTTTAAATCTTCTGTTAAATCTTGTTTGTGATAACTTAAGTATAAAGTTAACAAATAATAGTCAATTTCTTTTTGGCTGGGGATTTATGCTGATGTTTAGGATTATGGGTTAAACGGGGCAGGGGGAGAATTTTAGCATACAAATCAGTCCATGCAAAATgtcaaaagcaaagcaaagctccCAAGCAAAGGCAATCTCCTCTCTTCTTGCAATAGTAGTTAAGAGCATGTAACATTGAGTCCCTCCCGTGTGTTGAGCTGACTCTCAGGCCCTTGACATACATTGTCTGCTGCACTGCTCACGTGGAGTTGATgctattctccccattttatggaGGACACTGGAACTCAGAAATAATGACTTTCCCAAGTCGCACACACTAGATGATACAGATCTGTTCAGCCCTCAAGCCTGAGCCCCGACCCATCACCAGGGACTGAGCTCTGGGTTCAGCCCACTTCAGCTAAAAACATGATGAAAACATAATTGGCCAAGACAAGAAGAATCAAATAAGTGGGTGAGGGTCTAAAATGGAGTTAAGGAGGTAGCAGAGCAAGAGCATGCCCTCTCTCAGGCAGCAGGTCAGGGAAGAGTGGGTCACACAAGACTCTCTCACACAAGCTGCTCTCCTGGTTCTTCTCTCTTCCAGGTTGGCAGTCACATTTGGATCAGAGCCACCTTGAGGAGCCAGAGCCTGTGACCGTCTCTACCTGGTTGGAGCCAGTGACCCATCTTCAGCAGCTGACATCACTTGGAAGACTTAGGGACCTGGGAGCACTCAGGAGAGCCTTTCCCTGAGACATGGAGCTTGGGGACCGAATGCTCCGGGCCCTCCTGTCTggcctgggaaggaagggaggcaccAGGGGCTGGGCCTTCAGCTCATGGCAACCCTATCTGCCCCTGGCTAGGTTGTTGAGTGCCACAGAGGTGGTCAGCCACTGGACTGCAGTCTTTGAGAAGAGGGGCATCCCTGAGGCCCAGGCATCCAGTGAGTACATCGTGGCTCATGTCCTTGGAGCCAAAACAGTTAAGTGCAGTGTTGTTAAGAGGGCAGAATATGGGGGAGGGAGAACCTTAGGGAAGAACATCCAGGCTTTTCTGCCCCATTGAGAATGCTAAGCTAAGAGTGATGGGGTTTTTCTGAAGGCATGTCTTAGATGGATACTTATTCATTCACCCAGCTAACGTTTACAGTGTGTGCCAGGCAGTAGGGATCCA is a window from the Leopardus geoffroyi isolate Oge1 chromosome A2, O.geoffroyi_Oge1_pat1.0, whole genome shotgun sequence genome containing:
- the CA2H3orf18 gene encoding uncharacterized protein C3orf18 homolog isoform X1 encodes the protein MNSRIPSARGWFSSRPPTSEPDLEPATDGPASETTTLSTEATSFNDTRIPDVAGGTAGVGTMLLSFGIITVIGLAVAMVLYIRKKKRLEKLRHQLMPMYNFDPTEEQDELEQELLEHGRDAASMQAAASMQAMQGKTTLPSQGPLQRPSRLVFTDVANAIHA